CCCTAGGGGAGATATTTAAGAACCATCTGGGTACAATCCTCAGTACTGAGCTCAGGGGACTCTGCTTGAGCTGGGACGTTGGACCAGGTGGTCCCCTCTGACCTTACCCATCCTGTGATGCTGTGACatgtcactttttaaaatgctagcCCTGCAGACACACTCGGGCAGTCCTGAAATGAAACCCTGTTGTATTTGTTGGGAAACTGCTCtgacgaaggcaggaatgatgcatttGATTCTATGTTttagaaggttaatttattactttatggtactatattatattaaagaatactatacaAAActaaagaatataaaaaagacacttactgaatgctaaaaagataataatgaaaacttgtgactcttttTAGAGTctcgacacagcttggccctgattggctAATGGGTTAAAACAACTTACACTGGAGACTAATGAAATAATCACTTGTGGGTAAACAATTTTCAAACACATTCtacacatgagcacaacacaggagaagcaaactAAATAAGAATTGTTtggtgtgttgttttttttttctaagcttagcttctcaagagaaaaatcttaaacaaaagaactttttcagaaaatgtaaatgCCACAAaacctttcccctctccctgctggggaaAACTTCTTGCCTTCAAAGCAGGTTCCTGGTGGGACCTCAGCGCTGGGTGTGGTGGCTGTCAGTCCATCTGCTCAGCTCAGGATGGGAATTTCACAGGAGACCCCCACTGTGTCTGCCCCAAACAGACCAAACCCACATTTCTTATCTGCCTTCTTCACCAGATCTGGGGCTGAGACCCAACCTTGGAGACCCtccagctggaagaggagaaggaggagaaaaaggaggagcccatcctgcagcaggagtgACCTGTtcccctggcaggaggaggaatcTGCTCCCCAGGTGGGTCTTTGTGTCTGACCTGGGGGCAGGACAGTgtcccacagtgtccccagcagcGGGGCCACCTCACGAGGTGGCGCTGTCAAACCAGGAATGCgaagctgttcccagcagcagggctctgcatcTCAGACAGCGCCAGGGAGTACATGGACAGCTCCGAACTGGTTGTGGGGCTGGTCACTGTGCCAAAACCCAAGATGGTgtggggaaggggcagctgCGAGCCACCAAACACCTGCTCGTCCCAGTggtgccaggcagagctgtgggaaggagtTAGGGAACaccctggagaggagcagctcccatcATGGATCCATAAAGATTTctgcagctgagcccaggaGATGAGAGGGAAGGACAGGAAAGAACTGTGGCTGTCTCACAcctaaaaaactaaaaaattctcagagaaaggtcaaaacttaaaaaaaaattaacaaattttCCAGTTGGCAACTGAGCAGATGCCCAGTAGGATCCTCAGAGGCTGGATGGCTCCTTGGGTGTTCATCCAGCTCCGGACTGGCCTCAGTGGGACTGTGATGgcttctgccaggaaaaaagCAAGGTTGTGAGCAGGAACTGGCCAACATGGTCACTGTGGGAGGGCACAAGGCCATTTCCACAGAGTTTCTCCCCAAGAGGAGACCCCAAGAGGTCTGGCAGGATGGAGctctcctctcctggctgcagcttcccaggtTTTCCCAGGGCACATGGTCTCCTTACAAGAGGAGATCACGTGAACTGGGTGGCtatttaggaaaaaaccaaaaaacagtttgaaaaaaagaagtggagacaggagcagagcccagattTAGAAGGAAGCTTGGAGTGGCTGGACTCCATAAAAAGATAAGGGCAGGGTTGCAACATCAAACACGTCAGGAGGGCTTCAccgcccctctgccccagcccgaATCACCCACCCTGACGTGGGGAGCAGCCTTGAGGTGATGAGGGGCAGAGCCTCATGTTCCCAGAAGGAATGGGCTGGGGTTTTTCTCCTTGCCCAACATCAGTTGGCCCTGCTCCCCAGCGTGGTAAAGTCCAAGGCTGCCCAAACACAATGTCAGCCTCACTGCCTGGGGTCACTGGCCACTCACAGCCCCCCCCCCAACAGCCCAGCCTTGCCCTTTTGGTGCCTTCAGGAGGGTGGGGGGTGTTTCCTACACACCCCAAACATCTCAGCATTGCTTCTGGCTCTGGATGATGGTCTGGAGAACCAGAAATCTTGGGAACTCAAGCCTGAGTGCACAAACCTGCTCTCCCATCTAGCATAAGTATTAAGTAATATAAGTACATAAGTATGTCCCCACCATGAGCTTTCGTGGaaagatttgggattttttttcccctgtacaCCCTCAGGCTCTTTTCATATAAATAGTTTACAGGACATTAGGCCCACAGCACCTTAAAACCAGAGTTGCCCAAGGCTGGGGAATTGCAGCTCAGCCTTAAATATGAATTCCTTTCTTGAACACACTACAATGATTTTTCACATGTGATTTCCATGCTCAGTCTCCTGAGTGTATAAGATCTGTTTGCTCTGTAAGCACACCACTGGTGTTTCCTTGGGGAGTATTTTTGAGCCTGTTGCCATCTGTCTGTGGTTTCCTTGCTTGGGACTGTCCCTTACAGCTGACAGCCCCTGTGGCAGGCTCTGCCTTCACTTCTCTCCCCTCCAGCTGAAGCACAACCACTGGTGTAACCCTACCCCAGCCTCTGGGGCTGTTGACTTCAGCAGCCTGGCTTAAGTATGTGTTGTGGCAGGACAGGGACCTAATTCAGCCATGAGGGAGGGACACGGGCAGCAGCACTTTGCTGTtataatgaataatttaaaatttttataattaataattatttaattttttttttcttttataatttacAATGTCCGGCCCAGATTCACCACTCGATCCACTCAGGCAGCAGCTTGAGGATTTCTGCACTCTCATTTATGGAGATATGAGGTGTGTTAGGCTGAAATTAACGTGCCAGCCACAGCTAACACAGCCCCAACCTGGCTGGGAGTGCTTTTTAAACAGTGTGAACTGAAaatggggtgggggggaaaatcccaacaaaaacaaccctGCACAGTGTGACCAATTTCCAGCCGCGGGGAAAGGCATGTGCTGAACGCTCCCTGGGCTGTTCTCCACCCTTGTACAGAACAAATTGAGCCAAGCAATTTCTGGGTCTCAAATCCCGCCTGCCCCTGGCGTTCTCATCTTCCAGCTTCCCCCGGGCCGCTGCTGAAGGCGAGCACGTGCCCGGGGAAGGTGCTCGGCCCGAGCAAGCTCTGCGGGGCACAGCAGGTAGGGGCTGCATTCCTGCCGGGAATGCCCCTGGAtctgggcagggggctgctggggcatgGGGCAGTGCCATGGGCTCCTGGGAGGGGTGCCAAGCCCAGCGGTGGGCACGGGGACAGGTGGCTCAGaaaggggtggggagggaggtggCTGTAGGAATGTGCTTCTTGTTGACGGAGTGACAAAactgttttttgtctttttaaaaaggaaaaaaaagaagtttcggggtttggttttttttttttgttggtttttttttttttagcgttggaaacagaaaagttttaataaaaggcaaaataacaaaactctttagAGAGAAAACTCGAGCCAGGTGCAAGAGGTTcttgctcctggtaaaacaTCCCACAAAAGCAATTAGTTCCtttgttgtcttctttttctagtgaatTGTTTAGGCAAgactttttggctcctgttCAATTGGCTGTCCTTAAGTTTGAAGTGAAGTCCCCAAAGTCCTATGAGGTGTCTTTTGACCTAATCGAAGAAAGAAACTGGTGGCAGCGACCTGGGCTGTCCTGGGGGCTGTGCCCCAAGGTCCCTCTTCCCTCTGTGCATGGTCCAGGGAGCTGAATGTGGAGGGAGGGTTTTTTCACTCTGCGTGTGCCTCTGCAAGTTTGCACTGATTAATTTGCTTTCCTAAACTGCCCTTTAGCGCAGCCCAGGTGATCTGCTCTGGAAAGGCTGAAAGCCCTCTGGCCACCAGCCCACGGCCACCCTTGAccctggcagcatcttcaaAGGGAGCATGGGGCTGCTGCGGAGCGTGCAATGTTTGCTcacagccagggccagcagctgctgcctgcctgccttgggAGGTTTCGTCAGCCTCCTGCAGCGCTCTGGGAGACACCGCTCGGCCACTGCTGCTTGCACAAGGTCAGTCCCCCCAGGGCCCTCACCCCCACACCCCACGGGGAGCTCCCTGGACTCAGTCACTTCTGAGCTAAGCGCTTGCTCGGGTGTTAGGTTGGTTTTTCCAGCCCTGGGTGAAACGTGCTGCATCTCCAGGtgtgccagcctgggagcaCCTCGGGAGGCTACCAGGAGCCGCTGTCATGGGTCCAGGCAGAGGCAGCCGTGcccaggggagggcagggatggaggtgaTGCAACATCACGACCGGCAGCCtgtggctgaggtcacttgggTGCAGTTCAGTTCCTCATGCAGGGCCTCCCAGCACAAAGCACTTCCCTGGATGCATCtgaaagtcacagaatcacagaatcactggattggaagagaccttctGGATCAcggagtccaacccagccccaacacctcagctaaaccctggcacccagtgccacatccaggctttgttaaacacacccagggatggtgactccaccacctccccaggcagccatcccagaactttatcactttttctgtaaaaaaaactTCTTCTTAATATCCAGTTTGTATTTCCCTGGGTGCACcttgaggctgtgtgctctggttctgtcagtgctgcctggagaaagagcccaaccCCACATCACCACAACCGCCTTATTTAGCTCAGTTTAGGAGTGTCTTGACTGTTGAGTGTGGGGACCGGAGAGATGCTGAAGATgttcctgctcattgcagggggttggacttgatgaccttcaggtcccttccaaaccaaaccaaagcattctgtgattccatgatgcTATGCCGatccctcttcctccccagctgtgccactgctggaGGTTGGGGCATTTTGGGTGTGTCCAGCCTCCTCCTGGGACCTGAGATCACAACAAAATGGGCAATTCCTCCTCCCTGTGTGACATctctgttggaaaaaaaaaaacaaacaaaacaaaccaaaataacaacATTCCTTTCtacttcagaatttttcttcagtgctgtTGAAAGACCAGTGGGTACCTGGGCTTAACAGTTTGGGTCTGCAATCTGCTGGGCTTGAGATCCCAGGATCTGTGGTGAGGATCACAGTGCTGGGAAAGTCCCCAAAATCCATCAGCCACTGCCCCAGGGCCTGAGCCACAGGGAAATTTCATATCCTGTCTATTTAACCCTCAAGTTGCCACCCTCCTCTTCCCACCCACCCCCCTACCCCCCCCCCAATAGTGtgacatttctgcattttaattcatTCCCAAATGGAAGACAGGGATGGAGTGGGACACACAGACAAGGGATGggtcacagcagccccagcaaggCACAGTGGAGAGGGAAGCCTTGATCCTTtactgcctggctgctggctggagctggaaaaggggaggaaTGCCCCATGCTAGCTGAGAGGAACTCATCCTGCTCCCCACACCTTCCCTGGAGAGTGCAGGGACAcggctgtgccctgtccctgaggGTTTGCCCAGCTGTCTTGGAGGCAGGAGGCTGCAAAGTCCAGCCTGCCCAACCCTCATAACCCAGCAACAACTTCCCAACCTTGGCACTTCTCTCAGGATATCAAACTGTGCCGGCGGGAAGTGCCGGGCCAGGCCAATAAAGGCCAATAAAGGTGTTCCCACCAATTaacaggaggaagaaggaaaaacctGAGCCAGTTGGGACTCGCCCCTGGAAGGGGACATTGTCTCGCCCTCTGGTTGTGCGTGTGGCCCTTTGAAGGCGGATTTCAATCCACCCCTGCGTGCTGTCACCTGCTGGCACCgagccctccccagctgcccccccAGGAGGGTTTTGTTGGCAACACCGGCGGTCACTGGAGCACGCAGCTGGGCCAAAGCACAGCCCGAGCAGGCTTTCCCAATCCcaataaaataacaacaacaacaacaacaacaataataataataataagaagaagccaggctggaaggggaagaggggaaggaaggcaggTGGTAAACAAGCTGAGTGAGCCCAACGAGGAGGCCAGGGAAGGCTTCCCGGGAGAGGGCGCTGGGTCCGCGGCTGCCGCTTCTCCACCGGCTCCTAAACCTGTGCAGGGCgagcacaggggctggggcatGAGCCAGCCAGCAAAccctcctggggctggcagctccatcCTGCCACCCCCACCAtcacagccctgcccaccctggggGTCTCTCCCAGGCTGGGGTTTGCTGCCCAGCGGGGGTTTTTGGGATGGAGAGATTATGTTTACATCGTCAAGCCTGACTTCGGGGTTGGTTGGAGCTGCCCAGCCCCGAGGCTTGCAGGGCATGGGGGTCACCCCACTGCTTAGGGGCCTCCTCTTGTAAACAGCTGGGTGCGTTCAAAGCCAAAGGTGGCCAAAGTTACAGGGAAATTTGCAGGTAGCAACCGAAATTCCAAGAATTTGGAGCTATCAGAGCTTTCAGATTAAAGAAACCCTCAACAAACCTAGGGAAGAGGGCTGGACACTGCTTTACGTTGCCTGTGGCTTGACAGCTCCCCTTTATGGGAGCTATTTTGgacaccagctcctgctctgcttccttttACTCCAGCTGAGCTGTTAGATTTGGGTGACCACAGCTGAACTTGGGCTGAACGTGAGTTCCTGAGCTCATTTCCGTGGGTAAAACACCACGTTTGTTCATGTCTTGCACacatttctctgtgtgcaggGTGCAGGGTGCAGGAACgggggtgctggcaggaggcacTTTCTGGGGTGCTGAGGGGAGGCTGTTGCAATGCTCGGTGGCTGTGCCTTGCCCAAGCAATTCCAGGAGGAGAAAAGCACCCGAATTTCACCTTGTTCTGGACAGCCTCGGGGGATTGCCACACACCGATGGCTGCTCCGAGGTGCTGGTGAGGACTGAGCCAAGTTGTCCCCGCAGGGAGGGTGGGGATCTGGCTCTCCAGACGGGCAATAAATCAAAGCCTGGTTTTGGCCAGCACTTCCACCTCCTCCCTCCCGAGGATCCGGCTGTCCCTGGCCACTTTCCCTCTGGATTCTGGCTGTACGGTGGCCGTATCCATAGCAGGGTGGCCGAGAGGCTCTAGCTTCTCGAGGAATGGCAGTTCTGGTGCCATCTCCCCGAGGCTGGCACGGGGCACAGCAGGATCCTGTGCCTCCATGGCAGGCGTGTGGGTGGTGTGTGCTCACCCTGGGAGTTGCGTGTGCTCCCGGCGTGGGCACACACGGGTGGCAGCtctgtctgctcctgctggcGTGGCTCACCTGCCCCTTGGATCCGGACTGGGACTTGCACGAGTCCTGGagtcctgcagctccaggagatgAGACAAGTGACCCTGTGGGGTGGAGACCCGGACATTGTGGAAAAATACTAGGCACTGCCGAGGGTTTGCTGGGTGCTCCcatggtggggctgggggattTCTCCCCCCTCGAGTGACAGTGAGCAATCCTTGCAGCAAGGCTCTGCAAATCCAGGTGCTGGAGTCGGTGACCTGCCCCAAGGAGGAGAAGCGGGGCACCGAAGCTTTTGTCCCCCTCTCAGGAGCGGGCACAAAGCCAAAGCCTGTGCCCGGGACTCGGTGGAGCTCCGgtgcctccctctctcccccttttcccgGGGCGGCCGGTttccatccctgccagctctgccaaggcAGCCGCTAATGTAAACGCTGCCGAAAGCCCTGGATCCGCTCCCGCCTGCCCAGGGACTTGGGGGTTGTTTTTCCGGTGGGGAGTGTTGTTAAAAAGACCCCAAACCCACCCGACCTCTCCgctttctcccttccctcagtTTTCCGTACCCTACCCTGCCCGTCCACCCGAGTGCCCCTTTAccgggggcggccgggccggagcgggcggaggaggaggagggaggcgGGGTGGTGGCCCTGTCCCCCCTCCCGCGCCTCTCCCGTCCCGCCCCGCTGCCCAATCCgtgcggcggggccggcgctgctCCGCCATAaaggggcggcgggcgcggccccgggAGCCGAGCGTGGGAGCCCTGCGCccgcccgcagccgccgccgaGCCCAGGTACCGGCcccgggggacacgggggcacCGCTGGCCGCCACCCGCTGCAGCCCCCCGGGCACGGCAGAGCCGGGGAGGCAGCCCCGGGGTGCCCGGCGGGGAGATCTTCCAAGGGAAAATTCCTCTcttgggggaaggggaggatggggcggggggggggggggaggtggTAGCTTGagtttttctgttgaaaacaTTCCATTTGCagtttttgtggtgttttttttttttttttttttaacctcacgaggctcctcagctgctgcctggaaatACATGCGTGGGAGATGCTTCTGGCAGGGCAGCGGGGCGCTGGGAGCCACGGCGGGGTGGGCTGGGGACGCCTCATCCCGCAGGACAACGGGATGTTGGAGCGACTTCCCCAGTCAGTCCGCATTTCCAAACTGTTGGCATTTCCGAGCTCCCCGGAAAACAGCCGGTGCTGTGGGTCGGACACGAGTGGGCTGGCTGGGGTGAGGAGCCCGGCCCGCAGGgctctggggatgctgcagctcccacccacTGGTTCTAGAGCCACCCCGGCCCATCCCGcctccccactgctgcctgggGTGCTCAGGGCTTGTGTGTGCTGCctgttgcttttcctgctgccctgggaccgGGCTTGGATAACCTCAGCCGGGCTGAGAAGGCAGCTGGGCAGAAAAGCCCTCCTCGATGATGGAGATTTATTAAGAAAGCCCCAGCTAAGCTTTCCTTGCATTAGCCTTGCTCTTGAGCGGAGTGTGGAGGTGAAAAGTTCATGTGGGGCTAAGGAGCCCTTTGGAAGTCTGTTGATCTGGTTTACTAGCAGGAGTTTGGTGTTTTGAAGGGTTTCTGGAATGACAGGGTTTTCATCCCTGAGGAATGACAGGGAACCGCTGGAGATGGCAGCCAGCCCTGCGGCCGAGCTGTCTCGTGCTCCTCCCTGGCCTTGGGTGGGGAATGGGGGCTGCAATGAGGCAGGAAAGGGCTCACAGTTGGGGCTGTTTGTGATTCCCCCCTGCAGGAACCCCCTCGTCAGGACTGCAGCCATGGCCACCTCAGCGAGCTCCCACCTGAGCAAGGCCATCAAGCACATGTACATGAAACTGCCGCAGGGGGAGAAGGTGCAGGCCATGTACATCTGGATCGACGGCACGGGGGAGCACCTCCGCTGCAAAACCCGCACGCTGGACCACGAGCCCAAGAGCCTGGAAGGTGAGAGGGCTGGTGCAGCACTTGTAGCCCCTCACTGGGTGGAGAAGGGATGCAATTTCTCTCTTCCCGTGGCAGAAGGATGGTTTTTAGGGAAGATATTCTTCCTTGTGCCCTTCCAGTTACCTCTTTCCCCAGATACCGCAGGGGAatattcccagctctccagatGTGGAGTTTCAGGGAGatgcctggggctgggagcctgtccttggtgctgtccctgcaatggaggggctgctggcaggggctgggggctgttggcaggggctgggctgcccatTGACTCTTGAGAACTTGTTTTGGCCGGAAGTAGTTTGGCAGAAGAAAGTGCAGGGGAAAGAATGGAGCTATCCGGTGTAATTAAGAGCTTGTGTCCCTCAGAACAAACAGTCCCAGCTTACACAATAATAGCATTAGGATTTTCCCTAGGTTGCTATGGAGCTGGCTGGAGACAgttatgaaatgaaaatactgtgtGTGACTGAGCagaattatcttttttctttcctttttttttttttttctttcttttcccctctctcctttccccttttccctctgagGGAGTGGTTGGCACAGCTCCTTGGAAATCTTTGTGCTTCCCAtcctccctctttccttctGGGATATGGAGGAGATAACATTGCCCAGGGTAGCGTTCTGGGCTTTGACCTGGAGGGCAGTGCTCAGGATGCAGGGGTGGGCGAGGGGCCACACTCCCATTCCATGTGAGATTCTACCTCTCTAGATTGAGGGTATTCCATGGCTCCCCTCATTCCCACAGCTGGAAGGTGGCTCCTGGTCTGCCCTCTCCCAGCCGAGGGGACCGGGTGCTTTGCTCATCCCTGTGGTTGTTGTGACATGGGAAATGTCCTCAGTGCTACTCTGTTCACTCgggcttggccagcagcccagcagcttgTTATTTTCCAGGGTGGCCGGGGACTTGCACTCCtatgatttttttgcttgttttgggtttttttgttttgttttgtttattttttggttttttttgcttcccCCACTTGGAACAAAAGCTGAGCTGGGACTAAACCTTTTCTCTATGAGCATCTTCACCTCTGTCTTACTGGAAGGTGGCAGGGAGCCCATGGGTCACTGTGGCTGGTTCCTCTCTTTGCTCCAGATCTCCCTGAGTGGAATTTCGATGGCTCCAGCACCTACCAGTCCGAAGGCTCCAACAGTGACATGTACCTGCGACCTGCTGCCATGTTTCGGGACCCTTTCCGCAAGGACCCCAATAAACTCGTTCTCTGTGAGGTCTTCAAATACAACCGCCAGTCTGCAGGTGAATGAACGGACCAGGTCCTCCCTTCTCCTGGTGGAGGTGGTGTTCCCAGGAAGGGGAATGGGAGACTGCCCAAGTGCTGTCTGTGCCCTTAGCATGACACAGAAATAACTTGAAAGTAGAGGGCAAAGGAAGTGATGGTGATGGACAAAAGGCTGGGCTTGGGATTCTTCAATGCCGCTGGGACTCAAAGTGTAAAATAAGTGGAAATGGGGAGTGGAGGTGGCATCGCTATGAGCCTCGTGTCGCTTTTCCATTCCAGAGTCAAATCTCCGGCACACCTGCAGGAGGATTATGGACATGGTGTCCAACCAGCACCcctggtttgggatggagcaggaatACACTCTCCTGGGGACAGACGGACATCCGTTTGGCTGGCCTTCCAATGGCTTCCCTGGACCCCAAGGTAATCTTTTGGGAGCCTGGACCAAGTCAGGAGTGTTTGAACTGAAATATGTGTGGCACAGCTTCAGGCGAGTTGAAGGCTCCAAGGTGTTCTTAGAACCAAAGGTGGACGGTAGAAAGTGGAATATTGGCAAAAACCAACCACGAGATTAAATTTGTCACAGAAGGGCCGAGGTGGGGATTGGCCACGTCCAAAtttgctgctgggtttgttGGTCTGCAGGGGACTTAAACTCAGGGGCACACTTAAACTCGGGGGGAACTTGCTCTCCATCAGTGTTCTACCCTGCTAGTTCCTCCATGACAAACACACCTTGGGGATTTTGAAGagttctctgtgtgtgctgggtcTTCACTGGATGTCAGTGTTTTTCCCTATGGAGGCTGATGTTCCCCTGTGCTGTTGCAGGTCCGTATTACTGTGGTGTAGGGGCAGACAAAGCCTATGGCAGGGACATTGTGGAGGCCCACTACCGAGCGTGCCTTTATGCCGGCGTGAAAATCGGAGGAACCAACGCAGAAGTGATGCCAGCCCAGGTAACTCATTCTAAGACGCCTCATGGAGCAAGAGAGTAGCGTGGAAAAacccctggcagtgggagctgtgtctgcctgctctgagctgtcTGTCTGTGCCCAGCATCAGGGGGTGGGAGGTGTCTTGTCTCCACCCTGCTGAGCCCCTGACGCCTCCTCCTTGCAGTGGGAGTTCCAGGTGGGACCATGCGAGGGGATTGAGATGGGGGATCACCTCTGGATCGCGCGCTTCATCCTGCACCGGGTGTGTGAGGACTTCGGGGTTGTGGTATCCTTCgatccc
This sequence is a window from Motacilla alba alba isolate MOTALB_02 chromosome 8, Motacilla_alba_V1.0_pri, whole genome shotgun sequence. Protein-coding genes within it:
- the GLUL gene encoding glutamine synthetase — protein: MATSASSHLSKAIKHMYMKLPQGEKVQAMYIWIDGTGEHLRCKTRTLDHEPKSLEDLPEWNFDGSSTYQSEGSNSDMYLRPAAMFRDPFRKDPNKLVLCEVFKYNRQSAESNLRHTCRRIMDMVSNQHPWFGMEQEYTLLGTDGHPFGWPSNGFPGPQGPYYCGVGADKAYGRDIVEAHYRACLYAGVKIGGTNAEVMPAQWEFQVGPCEGIEMGDHLWIARFILHRVCEDFGVVVSFDPKPIPGNWNGAGCHTNFSTKSMREEGGLKHIEEAIEKLSKRHQYHIRAYDPKGGLDNARRLTGFHETSNINEFSAGVANRGASIRIPRNVGHEKKGYFEDRRPSANCDPYAVTEALVRTCLLNETGDEPFEYKN